A portion of the Bactrocera neohumeralis isolate Rockhampton chromosome 2, APGP_CSIRO_Bneo_wtdbg2-racon-allhic-juicebox.fasta_v2, whole genome shotgun sequence genome contains these proteins:
- the LOC126759020 gene encoding keratin, type II cytoskeletal 3-like → MRFFIILCLAAAVSADKLGYNYRPVDHSSSGLSFTPGSSGVGGVSGGIGGGSDGFGSGGLSSFAPGGDDGSYGSSGSLGGLTGVGSGFDSGAQSIVSPVTQEANKEFFSFSAPEDEFEDAEGAQQLANSLKKNVRVIFIKGPENNGLEKAALALARNAAEQKTAIYVLQKQHDIADLANKLQSVNDNRNHHPEVHFVKYRNQNDLVNAKQTIQSQYDKEPGASQNYNHAVAPVINFASPSAPIQSYGQQQQYYNPAASNTNTNYLPPSLLRRLRF, encoded by the coding sequence ATGcgtttcttcattattttgtgTTTGGCGGCCGCCGTATCCGCAGACAAATTGGGCTACAATTATCGACCTGTAGACCATTCTTCGTCCGGACTCTCCTTCACACCCGGCAGTTCTGGTGTAGGTGGTGTTAGTGGCGGCATTGGTGGAGGTAGCGATGGTTTCGGCTCTGGCGGTCTCAGCAGCTTTGCCCCTGGTGGCGATGATGGTAGCTACGGCAGCTCTGGAAGTCTCGGTGGACTTACTGGTGTCGGCAGTGGATTCGATTCTGGCGCTCAAAGTATTGTGTCACCTGTCACACAGGAAGCCAACAAAGAATTCTTCTCCTTCTCTGCTCCTGAAGATGAATTTGAAGATGCCGAAGGTGCCCAACAATTGGCTAATTCTCTGAAAAAGAACGTTCGTGTCATCTTCATCAAGGGACCTGAAAACAATGGCTTAGAAAAGGCTGCCCTTGCTCTGGCCAGAAACGCTGCCGAACAGAAGACTGCCATCTATGTGCTGCAGAAGCAACATGACATTGCTGATTTGGCTAACAAATTGCAGTCTGTCAATGATAACCGCAACCACCATCCAGAGGTGCACTTTGTCAAATACCGCAACCAAAACGATCTTGTCAACGCCAAGCAAACCATCCAATCGCAATACGATAAAGAGCCCGGTGCATCCCAAAACTACAATCACGCTGTTGCTCCAGTGATCAACTTTGCCTCGCCATCCGCCCCAATTCAGTCGTACggccaacagcaacaatactACAACCCAGCTGCGTCCAACACAAATACAAACTACTTGCCACCCTCGCTGTTGAGACGTCTCCGTTTCTAA